The sequence TGCCGAACAAGCGACGGAATCGACGTCGCTGCACCCGTCGACGGCCCCGTGACGACTGCCGTGGTCACAGCGACCCGGCGCTCTTACGCCCGCTGAACGCAGTCGGTTCCAGGACGAACCATTCGAAGGTCGCAACGTCGGGATCGCGAGCGAAGACGTCCACGGAGGCGAGTTCGGCCGCGTGGAACGCTTCGAGCGCCCCTCGGTCGATCGCATCGTCTCGGTCGATCCGCGTCAGGTGGCCGTCGACGATGACGCTCCGCCACTGATCAGGCCCCGCGTACCGCATGACCACGAGTGAGACGGTCGTCGAGTCGGCCAGTCGGCGCTTCTTCTCACTCCCGTCGTACAAGCCGAGTTGGAAGTACGCCAGGCGGTCAGTCGTGTCGTATCCGTAGGACTGCGGAATCGCGTAGGGCGTCGCACCGTCTAGAGCGAGGATGCCGTGGCCGTTCGATGCCAGGAAGGCGTCGATCTCCTCGTCCGTCATCAGCGTCGCCGAGGCCGATCTGTCGTCGTCCGCAGTACTCACGTCGGATTCGTCGAGCGGGGTCGACTGCGGATCGGCCGCCGGTGGCGTCGACGGCGCTGGCCCGTCGCCCTCCCCCGTGCCCGGCCCGTCGTCTTCTGGTCGCGGTGGGCTTGCTTCGCCTGGTCTCGGATCGTCCGGCTCGGCGACGCTATCGAACAGCGATTCCAGCATCGTGAGCGTTCGTTGCTCGGTGACCGAGGGCTGAAGATGCATGTGGACGTCGGCACCTGCCCCCTGCAGCGTGGCGAGGACGGTGTTGAGAAAGCGGTAGATCAGGTCGCCGCTGTGGTACGCGAACAACGACTCCCCGCCACGGAGACAGATGCGCAGCGGCCCCGTCACCTCGCTCCACTCGTCGAGGATCCTGGAGAAGGCGATCGAGATCCCGGTCAGGTCCTGTGGATCTACTTTGAGCCCGTACAGCGACGTCGACCCGCCGACGGTTCCCATGGCCATCTCCCGATCGGCGTTCGGAGTGAGCATGATGACCGCCGCCTCCGAGGGGTCGTGTACCCGTTCGAGCTGCGCCTGGAGGGCTTCCTGCAGTGATTCGAACCGTCCGGCAGAGGTCAACTGTAGCACCCGGTAGTCGGTGGTACTCTCCTCGTGAAAGAGGATCGGGCAGATCGAGGCGTCGACTCGGTCCGCTTCCAGGTATAGTTGCGGGCCGACCACTCTGTGCTCACCAGCAATCGGTGACGTCATACACTGCAATGGTCCAACTAGCAGTTAAATACTGATTGTCCCATTGAGGGGTCCTGCTCGTCGCCAGCCGAGCCGACTGGCGGATCGTCGGTGGGGGTGGACTCGTCGACGGACGCTGTCGGCGTGCTCGCAACGCTGGTGCCAGTGTCGGCCCATCACACCGGTGGCGTCTCGTGCAGAAACGTCTGGACCTCCACGGTTCGGCCTTCGGGGTCCGTCGCGAAGAACTGGTAGATGTCGTACTCCTCGTTGACCGACGGTGGGCCGCGGGCCCGTCCCTCGAGACGGTTGTAATACGCGTCGACGCCCGCCCGGGTCTCGGTCACGAAGGTCAGGATGCCCGCCGTGTCGGCCGCCTCGCGGTCACAGAAACCAAAGCGGAACCCGTCGGACGCGAGGATGGTACAGGCCGGCTGCTCGAGCCAGACCGTCGCGTCGAGGACGTCCACGTAAAACGCGGTGATCGATTCGTAGCGCTCGGAGCCGAAAAAGACGATTCCGGACATGCATGGGTGAACGCCGACAGGGTGGAAAAGCCTTCTTCAGCTGCCGTCGACGGCTGCGGCCGTCGACCCCTCAGCGTGGCTCGGCCCAGTGGATGATGCGGCCACAGCCGGAGCACGTGGTCTCAGCGCGGTTCGGACCAGGTTGTCGAGTCCGCCTCGGCGCGCGGACGATCGGGATCGACGTGGAGACGACCGTCGTGGACGGTCACCGTCGCCGCGACGCCGTAGACGGTTTCGATCGCCGATTCCGTGAGCACCTCGATCGGCGGGCCACTTGCGTGGACGATCCCGTCGTGGAGCAACGCGACCGAATCCGCGAAGCGGGCGGCCAGTTCGATGTCGTGCATCGCGACGACGCCGACGGCCCCACGACGGCGGACGTGCTGGCGGACCAGCGCCAGCACGTCGAGGCGATGGCGCAGGTCGAGACTCGCGGTCGGTTCGTCCAGGAGCATCGCCGCGGGGTCCTGCACGAGCAGCCGAGCGATTCGGACCTTCTGTCGCTGCCCGCCGCTGAGCTCGTCCAGCGAGCGCATCGCGATGTCGCCCATCTCGAGAGCGTCCAGGACCTCGGCGACACGGTCGCGGTCAGCCCTGCTCGGTCGCCAACTCGTGTGGGGAGCGCGGCCCAGCAGGACCGACTCGAAGACCGTGGGAGCGAAGGTCGGGGTCTCCGACTGCGGGACGTAGGCGACCGCGGCCGCGCGCTCGGCCCGGCTGAAGTCGTCGAGGGGTTCGCCATCGAGTGACACCGTGCCGTTATCAGGCTCGAGAAGTCCCATCACGATTCGCAACAGCGTACTCTTTCCCGTCCCGTTCGGACCGAGGAGCGCGAGCACGGATCCGTCATCGACGGTGAGGGACACGTCCCGGAAGACCGGCTCGTCGGGGTAGGAGAAGGCCAGATTGCTGATCGCGAGGCTCACCAGTGCTCCCTCCCGGCGACGACGAGGTAGACGAAAAGCGGCGCCCCGAGAAAGGAGGTGAGCACGCCGACGGGCAACGAGAGCGGGGCGAAGGCAGCCCGGGCGGCCGTATCCGCGCAGACCAACAGTATTGCTCCGACCAGGCCGCTCGCGGGGAGGAGGATCCGTTCGTTCGTCCCGACGAGTTTGCGGGCGATATGGGGGGCGACCAGGCCGACGAACCCGATGATGCCCACGAAGGAGATCACGATCGCCGTGGCGAAGGCGGCGACGAGCATCCCCAGCACGCGCAGTCGCTCGACCGGAACGCCGAGGCTGGTGGCGGTCTCGTCGCCGGCGTCGAGGATGGTGTACCGCCACCCGTTCACCGAGAAGTACCCGGCACTCGCGATGACGCCGACCCCCATGATCGCGATCGCGGGCCAGGTCAGTCGCCCGAGGTCGCCGAACGTCCAGTAGACGATGGCCGCCACTTCGGTATCGGAGGCCAGGTACTGGATCACCGTGATCCCCGCGTTGAAGAGCGCCCCCAGGGCGACGCCGGTGAGGATGAGCGTCTCCGGGGAGGCGTTTTTGAATCGGATCAACAGGAGGATGACGCTCGTCGAGGACAGCGCCACCACGAACGCACTGGCCGTCGTGACGTAGGGGCCGAAGGCGGCTCCGCCCACGCTCTCGACGCCGCGGACGGCGATCGAGAGCGCTGCGCCGAACGCGGCCGCCTGGGAGATCCCCAGCGTGTAGGGGGCACCGAGCGGATTGCGGAGCACCGATTGCATCGCCGTCCCGACGTACGCTAGACCGGCCCCGGCGACGGCGCCACCGAGGATACGGGGAAGTCGGATCTGCCAGATCACCCGCTCGACCGTCGGGTCGGCCCGCCCCGTCAGTGCGGCCGCCGCGGTCCATGCCGAGATGTCGGTCGTCCCGGTGCGAAGAGCGACTGCCCCGACCGCGAACAGGCCCAGCACGCCGAGAGCCAGTACCCCGAGCCGCCGGGTTCGGTGGCGGTCGTAACGGTCGGCGATCCCCGACGTGTTCGCGGACATGTCACTGTCCGCTCCGTTCGGGCGAAAATCGCTCGTAGGCGGGACTGGCAGCGACGACCTCGTCGTAGACCGCGGTTCCGAGCAACGCCCGGTAGATCTCGGCCGCCGTCGACGCGGGGTCCACGTCGTCGAACGCCGCTGGGTACAGCGTCCGGCCGACGAAGTAGCCGTTGAGTAGCATCGATCCAACGTTCTCGTGGTAGTGGGAGACCGGCAACAGCGAGAAGGCGTTCTCGCGATCGAACGCGGTCAGCGAGCGGAGTTCGGGGTGGGATCGAAGGTCCTCACGGACCAGATCGACGTTGGCGGCGC is a genomic window of Halanaeroarchaeum sp. HSR-CO containing:
- a CDS encoding pyridoxamine 5'-phosphate oxidase family protein, with amino-acid sequence MTSPIAGEHRVVGPQLYLEADRVDASICPILFHEESTTDYRVLQLTSAGRFESLQEALQAQLERVHDPSEAAVIMLTPNADREMAMGTVGGSTSLYGLKVDPQDLTGISIAFSRILDEWSEVTGPLRICLRGGESLFAYHSGDLIYRFLNTVLATLQGAGADVHMHLQPSVTEQRTLTMLESLFDSVAEPDDPRPGEASPPRPEDDGPGTGEGDGPAPSTPPAADPQSTPLDESDVSTADDDRSASATLMTDEEIDAFLASNGHGILALDGATPYAIPQSYGYDTTDRLAYFQLGLYDGSEKKRRLADSTTVSLVVMRYAGPDQWRSVIVDGHLTRIDRDDAIDRGALEAFHAAELASVDVFARDPDVATFEWFVLEPTAFSGRKSAGSL
- a CDS encoding VOC family protein; its protein translation is MSGIVFFGSERYESITAFYVDVLDATVWLEQPACTILASDGFRFGFCDREAADTAGILTFVTETRAGVDAYYNRLEGRARGPPSVNEEYDIYQFFATDPEGRTVEVQTFLHETPPV
- a CDS encoding ABC transporter ATP-binding protein — its product is MSLAISNLAFSYPDEPVFRDVSLTVDDGSVLALLGPNGTGKSTLLRIVMGLLEPDNGTVSLDGEPLDDFSRAERAAAVAYVPQSETPTFAPTVFESVLLGRAPHTSWRPSRADRDRVAEVLDALEMGDIAMRSLDELSGGQRQKVRIARLLVQDPAAMLLDEPTASLDLRHRLDVLALVRQHVRRRGAVGVVAMHDIELAARFADSVALLHDGIVHASGPPIEVLTESAIETVYGVAATVTVHDGRLHVDPDRPRAEADSTTWSEPR
- a CDS encoding iron ABC transporter permease, with translation MSANTSGIADRYDRHRTRRLGVLALGVLGLFAVGAVALRTGTTDISAWTAAAALTGRADPTVERVIWQIRLPRILGGAVAGAGLAYVGTAMQSVLRNPLGAPYTLGISQAAAFGAALSIAVRGVESVGGAAFGPYVTTASAFVVALSSTSVILLLIRFKNASPETLILTGVALGALFNAGITVIQYLASDTEVAAIVYWTFGDLGRLTWPAIAIMGVGVIASAGYFSVNGWRYTILDAGDETATSLGVPVERLRVLGMLVAAFATAIVISFVGIIGFVGLVAPHIARKLVGTNERILLPASGLVGAILLVCADTAARAAFAPLSLPVGVLTSFLGAPLFVYLVVAGREHW